Proteins from one Borrelia parkeri genomic window:
- a CDS encoding variable large family protein, producing MKRITFCALLMTLFLLLGCGSGQQSVDAANGGGAATGGSSLSAVLMNVGRSAENAFYSFLELLSDTLGFTAKSTTKKEDVGDYFNSLGAKLGKASAELEQVAKKSETELDKGDLSKAIRSAVDAAKATLSTLKTHLDSLGTIGDDNVVGDAATNTQGTTPADVELKKALKALQEIVKSAKEKGVKEPEAGDTAVKVGANGTDNKDGAKILATDSAAAATDAGKAAAILATVSGNEMLASIVNSTEGDVKVVAAAATENTTPLEFAKGGNGANLAKDTAKAAAVAGGIALRSLVKDGKLASGAADGQGGGKEEVQKVGVSAVNKLLVAVEDIIKKTVKNVLEKTKQKIDQARAPKSTAQQ from the coding sequence ATGAAAAGAATTACTTTTTGTGCATTATTAATGACTTTATTTTTACTTCTTGGCTGTGGCAGTGGACAACAATCAGTTGATGCTGCTAATGGTGGCGGGGCAGCTACAGGAGGGAGCAGTTTAAGTGCAGTTCTAATGAATGTAGGTAGAAGTGCTGAGAATGCTTTTTATTCTTTTTTAGAGTTACTCTCAGATACATTAGGCTTTACTGCTAAATCAACTACAAAGAAAGAGGATGTAGGAGATTATTTTAACAGCTTAGGTGCTAAGCTTGGAAAAGCATCAGCAGAGTTAGAACAAGTAGCAAAAAAGTCAGAAACAGAGCTTGATAAAGGTGATCTAAGCAAGGCTATTAGAAGTGCAGTTGATGCTGCTAAGGCTACTTTAAGTACATTAAAAACACATTTAGATTCCTTAGGAACAATAGGTGATGACAATGTGGTAGGCGATGCAGCAACCAATACTCAAGGGACAACACCAGCTGATGTTGAATTAAAGAAAGCCCTTAAGGCTTTGCAGGAGATAGTAAAATCAGCAAAGGAAAAAGGTGTGAAAGAGCCAGAAGCAGGAGACACAGCAGTAAAGGTTGGTGCTAATGGGACAGATAATAAGGATGGGGCTAAGATATTGGCTACAGATAGTGCTGCAGCAGCAACAGATGCAGGTAAAGCAGCAGCAATACTAGCAACAGTAAGTGGAAATGAAATGTTAGCATCAATAGTTAATTCAACAGAAGGAGATGTTAAAGTAGTAGCAGCCGCAGCAACTGAAAATACAACCCCACTGGAATTTGCTAAAGGAGGTAATGGAGCTAATTTAGCAAAAGATACAGCTAAAGCAGCAGCTGTAGCAGGAGGAATAGCTTTACGTTCCTTAGTTAAAGATGGTAAATTAGCATCAGGTGCAGCAGATGGACAAGGAGGAGGAAAAGAAGAGGTGCAAAAAGTAGGAGTAAGTGCTGTAAATAAGTTATTAGTAGCAGTAGAAGATATAATTAAAAAAACAGTAAAGAATGTTCTTGAGAAAACTAAACAAAAAATAGATCAAGCAAGAGCTCCAAAATCAACAGCTCAGCAGTAA
- a CDS encoding variable large family protein, whose translation MIKGGKFDGSDIADNDYALAVKDVALSIVTKAMGILTIAIRKTIDIGLKTVKDAMKINFYEN comes from the coding sequence ATGATTAAAGGTGGTAAATTTGATGGTTCTGATATTGCTGATAATGATTATGCTCTTGCAGTTAAAGATGTGGCATTAAGTATAGTCACTAAAGCAATGGGTATTTTAACTATAGCAATAAGAAAAACAATTGACATAGGTCTTAAAACCGTTAAAGATGCTATGAAAATTAATTTTTATGAAAATTAA